The following are encoded together in the Rhodopirellula bahusiensis genome:
- a CDS encoding DUF5658 family protein encodes MTSHPLLYAIVFAVCFSTNALAQPGNRGSGGLKPLETDQGSLLIDGVYVETPYSIDVSADERSIVINGVSYGADYFDLSQLAQQRGREERGRGMGRGPGGGRRGGGGPRGWDDGFETQNERFRGGPRVNGNVTESDPLEKDALAVRRLLQSLQMLDWGAIHVLDQGQPPWQLWHDQSGHELLEALIAKSKGEAYSTDVPKQAASSGYDERWASTIVNFEPSPSFRDRAEQAVALVNEAEAQNASVQAANLLIARLNYPMTMLALVLVVFAVGHLMAEASQIFSSTEEPTDTPNVRKKLVISLVIIGLMSGIDLAWTLIAHQSGTMRELNPVGSRLIENPYTLAVFKILITSMSLALLFYLRQKPLARKATWWCCLVLTLLTARWLTFQSLFA; translated from the coding sequence ATGACTTCTCATCCCCTTCTCTACGCAATCGTTTTCGCCGTCTGTTTCTCAACGAATGCATTGGCACAACCGGGAAACCGAGGCTCCGGCGGCCTGAAACCACTTGAGACCGATCAAGGTTCCTTGCTGATCGATGGTGTCTATGTGGAGACTCCGTACTCGATCGATGTCTCCGCCGATGAACGATCCATCGTGATCAATGGCGTCTCCTATGGCGCCGACTATTTCGATCTTTCGCAGTTAGCCCAGCAGCGCGGCCGCGAAGAACGCGGTCGAGGAATGGGGCGAGGACCAGGAGGAGGACGCCGTGGCGGTGGTGGTCCTCGCGGTTGGGACGACGGATTCGAAACGCAAAACGAACGGTTCCGTGGCGGTCCAAGAGTGAATGGAAACGTGACGGAAAGCGATCCGCTTGAGAAAGACGCGCTGGCGGTTCGCCGTCTACTTCAAAGCCTACAAATGCTGGATTGGGGAGCCATTCACGTTCTCGACCAAGGACAACCGCCCTGGCAGCTTTGGCACGATCAGAGCGGCCATGAACTATTGGAAGCACTGATCGCCAAATCGAAAGGCGAAGCTTACAGCACGGACGTTCCCAAGCAGGCAGCCAGTTCTGGTTATGACGAGCGATGGGCATCCACGATCGTCAACTTTGAACCCAGCCCCAGCTTTCGAGATCGAGCCGAGCAAGCCGTCGCTTTGGTCAACGAAGCGGAAGCCCAGAACGCTTCCGTCCAGGCTGCCAATCTTTTGATCGCGCGGCTCAACTACCCCATGACCATGTTGGCGCTGGTCCTCGTCGTCTTCGCGGTTGGGCATCTGATGGCGGAAGCGTCGCAGATTTTCTCCTCGACCGAAGAACCAACGGACACACCCAATGTTCGCAAGAAACTCGTGATCTCACTGGTCATCATTGGGCTGATGTCCGGCATTGATCTCGCGTGGACCTTGATCGCTCACCAATCGGGAACCATGCGAGAGCTGAATCCGGTTGGCAGTCGCCTGATCGAAAACCCTTATACCCTGGCAGTGTTCAAAATCTTGATCACCAGCATGTCTCTTGCCCTGCTGTTCTACCTGCGTCAGAAACCGTTGGCCCGAAAAGCAACCTGGTGGTGCTGCCTTGTACTCACGCTTTTGACCGCACGATGGCTGACCTTTCAATCGCTGTTCGCATAG